A single Symbiobacterium thermophilum IAM 14863 DNA region contains:
- the ffh gene encoding signal recognition particle protein, translating into MFESLQERLQEAFKRLRGKGKLTESDVNEALREVRLALLEADVNFKVVKSFIARVKERAVGQEILESLNPAQMVIKIVYEELVALMGGESVGLNMADRPPTIIMLCGLQGAGKTTHAAKLALKLKKEGKKPLLVAADVYRPAAIKQLEVLGEQVGVPVYSEGDQASPVDIAQHAVAYAAEERRDVIIVDTAGRLTIDEELMEELQQIKARIQPHDTLLVLDAMIGQDAVTTAEHFHTKLGIDGVILTKLDGDTRGGAALSVREVTGRPIKFVGVGEKLDALEPFYPDRLASRILGMGDVLTLIEKAQEQVDRKQAEEMARKMLKAQFDFEDFLEQLRALQRMGPLQDILKMLPGVGAQLKDINIDEKELKHIEAIILSMTPKERRNPDIINVRRRERIARGSGRPIAEVHRLIKQFEQTRKLMKQLGGMEKMLKRGGKLPRLPGGGFGGLFGRR; encoded by the coding sequence TTGTTTGAATCGCTGCAGGAACGGCTTCAGGAGGCCTTCAAGCGGCTCCGGGGCAAGGGGAAGCTCACGGAGTCGGACGTGAACGAGGCTCTGCGCGAGGTGCGGCTGGCGCTCCTGGAGGCCGACGTCAACTTCAAGGTCGTCAAGTCGTTCATCGCCCGGGTGAAGGAGCGTGCCGTGGGGCAGGAGATCCTGGAGAGCCTGAACCCGGCCCAGATGGTGATCAAGATCGTCTACGAGGAACTGGTCGCCCTGATGGGCGGGGAGAGCGTCGGCCTCAACATGGCCGACCGGCCGCCGACCATCATCATGCTGTGCGGCCTCCAGGGCGCCGGCAAGACGACCCACGCGGCCAAGCTGGCGTTGAAGCTGAAGAAGGAGGGGAAGAAGCCCCTCCTGGTCGCGGCCGACGTCTACCGGCCGGCCGCCATCAAGCAGCTGGAGGTCCTCGGCGAGCAGGTGGGGGTGCCGGTCTACAGCGAGGGCGATCAGGCGAGCCCGGTGGACATCGCGCAGCACGCCGTCGCGTACGCGGCGGAGGAGCGGCGGGATGTGATCATCGTCGACACCGCCGGCCGGCTGACCATCGACGAGGAGCTCATGGAAGAACTCCAGCAGATCAAGGCGCGCATCCAGCCCCACGACACGCTGCTGGTCCTGGACGCGATGATCGGCCAGGACGCCGTGACCACCGCCGAGCACTTCCACACCAAGCTGGGGATCGACGGCGTCATCCTGACCAAGCTGGACGGCGACACCCGCGGCGGCGCCGCACTGTCGGTCCGCGAGGTGACCGGGCGGCCGATCAAGTTCGTGGGCGTGGGGGAGAAGCTGGACGCCCTGGAGCCCTTCTATCCGGATCGGCTGGCTTCCCGGATCCTGGGCATGGGCGACGTGCTCACGCTCATCGAGAAGGCCCAGGAGCAGGTGGACCGGAAGCAGGCCGAAGAGATGGCCCGGAAGATGCTGAAGGCCCAGTTCGACTTCGAGGACTTCCTGGAGCAGCTCCGCGCCCTGCAGCGGATGGGCCCGCTGCAGGACATCCTGAAGATGCTCCCCGGCGTCGGGGCGCAGCTCAAGGACATCAACATCGATGAGAAGGAACTGAAGCACATCGAGGCGATCATCCTCTCGATGACGCCGAAGGAACGGCGCAACCCGGACATCATCAACGTCCGGCGGCGGGAGCGGATCGCCAGGGGCTCGGGCCGGCCCATCGCCGAGGTGCACCGGCTGATCAAGCAGTTCGAGCAGACCCGCAAGCTGATGAAGCAGCTGGGGGGCATGGAGAAGATGTTGAAGCGGGGCGGCAAGCTGCCCCGGCTCCCCGGCGGCGGGTTCGGCGGCCTGTTCGGCCGGCGCTGA